One Purpureocillium takamizusanense chromosome 1, complete sequence genomic window carries:
- a CDS encoding uncharacterized protein (EggNog:ENOG503PHUF): MPTTRSQAGRRRYGLRSSTASNDINYADLNSRGFDPAPSSTAASAAPAAARGARQGGRARVRGPGATARAAGSAAPRASARNIAGNTRQGNTKKRSRGSDDESDDEDGSDSGASVKRSDNSSSSAEPAKPKPKGTKRGRSVDSDGEFSAGSSSSRRQRKKARADDAEPSSESEERGEKGGVAEDEMADASGEEQDSFEDAEEGPSHVDETMDDAPREEQQGNSEEQVQKPSQVDQTMNDAPPAGNPHDASDSDDDDLYFVTPRESPERDVEGDNASRGSGRSSRRGRQPTPGDGPDDDYVQADASGESDNDNDDDEYDEEEEDEELFGPPSKPKAKGKAKAKAKSKPAAKPANTTATATTWAPAQNNTPAVRGPSAFNPSQATRAPPGFSLAPTAGQLILPVPAAPALGVTTTATSQPVQAQAGPSHSGGQASFARQSTAVVQTWGSTANTGQQQQLVRAERKTRRQTVTDGNARPCRHCRNEGAEQAQIIPCDWYMVSSYKVECTNCANYRKAGHPGHGCITLRLPEAWHRYATDDPVGFDPTACDGCIQAGTSWSCDVDTTLNYACTNCKSEKRFMPPPPPQPPATDETTGESSQQVKRRERVKGGKTEKRCFVQGIPMLKPPNPRQGYRRWYRHMCDGCRKVAGNGQKNGTPCTWLSDRTTWDEPCEQCKAKGIPCTANSIPIGSVPQVILFNQPAKWTVTITMAPGWMDLRRNSPGRRQCFACRRDDGHCRSLLGYPDSACNHCFQLGLDCFDHGAADNSTFHSLFDLSRVGFGKQMPYRICARCLETGRNCDKQRPCDSCVQNGEEHLCDAYDDSHQTFNGRVSPGPGALYYLALGYGPEGVNDVKSGMRLCHWVGPAYPCYGVDPNRTDTNYETKTWSALLLRRYMMPGGVPPFGGPNGRLFNRLPSGIQAHELDQWVLEGWPTAHLIMQEHKIHELLAWARETEFRKGESARRSQVRRLKHIRPPPEGSGDEDDDDEDGGDGGGGGDGGDDDAPLPPAGQPPRKKSKSSAARKGSTSKTSATPKKGKSTKKSATTATALTFPSSAQQPAAKSATTQTAQQQQQQQPGGGRRIVNSIQLLMQAQAQGQRLPSQTLASQVQAEQLQQLQLQLQQQLQQTISFQPAPASSSGLTPLQAASTVLDSLLAPPSSSVVGQESEGGQEWQPPATSSEYFSDNQPISFDFDLGDDFPTVDATTTTVNNNNNNDVNTAVPPANPPADAESPMRPVFSDEAFERWYNGGVTPVAENPPPTTQQLFGTAEEAYDVPVVLQQDQQQQQQQQIQQQYPVADQPANFQLQLPFLDAMDNAAYQLPFTGTAQNPLDQTAAFNAQSSPWVQQTPQANASDWSASMPPPPLPGSVAQQPAAAPGQAPPRRLQPSQGMPPPPPPARGGLFAPQQQQQQQQQQQLAYDSFTTRQASMQSIGTEGSDGIEPSLINPRAVANAEPTLIDRDLPSDFLQSTVESLDFDFSEVNDVIMADFDDVGLAQQAVQQLQQQPQPQGQAETVETDEIRYEDFLHLSPSPPEQQQQ, encoded by the exons ATGCCGACCACGCGCTCGCAGGCGGGCCGGCGTCGCTACGGCCTTCGCTCCAGTACTGCTTCCAACGATATCAACTACGCGGATCTAAACTCACGAGGATTTGACCCagctccgtcgtcgactgccgcttctgccgctcccgccgctgccagagGCGCTCGCCAAGGCGGCAGGGCTCGCGTTCGTGGCCCAGGAGCtaccgcccgcgccgcaggGAGTGCTGCTCCGCGAGCCTCTGCGAGAAACATAGCGGGAAATACTCGTCAGGGTAATACCAAGAAGAGGTCTCGAGGCAGTGACGACGAATCTGATGACG AAGACGGAAGTGATAGCGGCGCTTCAGTCAAAA GATCGGATAactccagcagctcggcagagccggccaagcccaagcccaagggcaCGAAGCGCGGACGAAGCGTCGACAGTG ATGGTGAATTCAGCGCTGGATCGTCTTCCTCGCGACGCCAGCGCAAGAAGGCTCGTGCggacgatgccgagcccTCCTCTGAGTCTGAAGAGCGCGGCGAGAAAGGCGGCGTAGCAGAGGATGAGATGGCAGATGCGTCCGGAGAGGAGCAAGACAGCTTCGAGGACGCAGAGGAGGGACCATCACATGTCGATGAGACCATGGATGATGCCCCCCGAGAGGAGCAGCAAGGCAATTCCGAGGAACAAGTGCAGAAACCATCACAGGTCGATCAGACCATGAATGATGCCCCCCCGGCGGGTAACCCCCATGACGCGTCTGactccgacgacgatgatctCT ACTTTGTCACTCCTAGAGAGTCCCCAGAGCGCGACGTCGAAGGTGACAACGCGTCCCGCGGCTCCGGAAGGTCCTCTCGTCGTGGACGGCAGCCCACGCCGGGCGATGGcccagacgacgactacgTCCAGGCGGATGCCTCCGGTGAGAGTGATAACGAtaatgatgacgacgagtatgacgaagaagaagaagacgaggagctcTTCGGACCCCCCTCCAAGCCCAAGGCAAAGGgaaaggccaaggccaaggcaaAGAGCAAGCCTGCGGCGAAGCCCGCCAAtacgacggccacggcgacgacttgGGCACCGGCACAGAACAACACTCCAGCCGTGAGAGGACCCTCGGCCTTTAACCCATCGCAGGCGACTCGGGCACCGCCTGGCTTCAGTCTTgcgcccacggccggccAGTTGATTCTCCCAGTCCCAGCTGCACCAGCTTTGGGCGTCACCACTACCGCCACATCGCAGCCAGTGCAAGCCCAGGCGGGACCTTCTCACAGCGGCGGACAAGCCTCTTTCGCACGGCAGAGCACCGCTGTAGTACAGACTTGGGGTTCGACTGCAAACA CAGgtcaacagcagcaactTGTTCGTGCAGAAAGAAAGACCAGGAGGCAGACCGTCACAGATGGCAACGCTCGGCCCTGCCGGCACTGCCGCAACGAGGGCGCGGAGCAAGCACAGATAATTCCCTGCGACTGGTACATGGTATCCTCGTACAAGGTCGAGTGCACCAACTGCGCCAACTACCGCAAGGCCGGCCACCCGGGCCACGGCTGCATCACGCTCCGTCTCCCCGAGGCGTGGCATCGGTACGCGACCGACGACCCCGTCGGGTTCGACCCCACGGCCTGCGACGGATGCATCCAGGCAGGCACCAGCTGGTCCTGCGACGTGGACACGACCCTCAACTACGCCTGCACCAACTGCAAGTCGGAGAAGCGGTTTAtgccccctccaccaccgcagccgcccgccacggaTGAGACGACGGGCGAGTCCAGCCAGCAGGTGAAGCGCAGGGAGCGggtcaagggcggcaagacggaGAAGCGCTGCTTCGTCCAGGGCATACCGATGCTGAAGCCGCCGAACCCCCGTCAGGGATACAGGCGATGGTATCGTCACATGTGTGACGGCTGCCGCAAGGTTGCAGGAAACGGTCAGAAAAATGGCACTCCTTGCACCTGGCTCTCCGACAGGACTACCTGGGACGAGCCTTGCGAACAGtgcaaggccaagggcatccCCTGCACGGCCAACTCGATCCCCATCGGCTCCGTCCCTCAGGTCATCCTCTtcaaccagccagccaagtggaccgtcaccatcaccatggcGCCCGGCTGGATGGACTTGAGAAGGAACTCgccgggccgtcgccaaTGCTTTGCCTGCCGACGAGACGATGGACATTGCCGTTCGCTACTAGGTTATCCTGATTCCGCTTGCAACCATTGCTTTCAGCTTGGTTTAGACTGTTTTGACCACGGGGCGGCAGACAATTCTACATTCCATTCTCTGTTCGACCTCAGCAGAGTCGGGTTCGGGAAGCAGATGCCATACCGCATTTGCGCCAGGTGTCTGGAGACAGGACGGAACTGCGACAAGCAGCGTCCCTGCGATTCCTGCGTGCAGAACGGAGAGGAGCACCTGTGTGACGCCTACGACGACAGCCATCAGACGTTCAACGGCCGCGTCtcgccggggccgggcgccCTGTATTATCTGGCACTCGGATACGGCCCCGAGGGAGTAAACGACGTCAAGAGCGGGATGAGGCTGTGCCACTGGGTCGGCCCCGCGTATCCTTGCTACGGCGTGGACCCCAACCGGACCGACACAAACTACGAGACCAAGACGTggtcggcgctgctgctgcgtcgctACATGAtgcccggcggcgtgccTCCCTTTGGCGGGCCCAACGGCCGCCTCTTCAACCGCCTGCCCAGCGGCATCCAGGCGCACGAGCTCGACCAGTGGGTGCTCGAGGGCTGGCCGACCGCCCACCTCATCATGCAGGAGCACAAGATccacgagctcctcgccTGGGCCCGCGAGACCGAGTTCAGGAAGGGCGAGtcggcgcgccgctcgcAGGTCCGCCGCCTGAAGCAcatccgcccgccccccgagggcagcggcgacgaggacgacgacgatgaggatggtggtgacggtggtggtggtggtgacggtggcgacgatgatgctcctcttccccctgccggccagccgccacGAAAGAAGAGCAAGTCCTCTGCTGCGCGCAAAGGCTCTACGTCCAAGACGTCTGCTACGCCCAAGAAGGGGAAATCGACCAAGAAgtcggccaccaccgcgaccGCCCTGACGTTTCCGAGCTCGGcacagcagcccgccgcaAAGAGCGCCACTACGCAGacggctcagcagcagcagcagcagcagcccggcggcggcagacggaTCGTGAACAGTATCCAGCTGCTGATgcaggcccaggcccagggccAGCGTCTGCCGTCACAGACGTTGGCATCCCAGGTCCAAGCCGAGCAACTGCAGCAACTGCAACTGCAACTGCAACAGCAGCTGCAACAGACTATATCATTCCAGCCGGCACCAGCCAGCAGCTCTGGCCTCACTCCTTTGCAAGCAGCGTCCACGGTCCTCGATTCTctcctcgcgccgcccagcagcagcgtcgtcggccaggagTCCGAGGGAGGACAAGAATGGCAGCCTCCGGCGACCTCGAGCGAGTACTTTTCCGACAATCAGCCCATCTCGTTTGACTTTGATCTGGGCGATGACTTTCCGACGGTTGACGCAACCACCACTACtgtcaacaacaacaataacaacGACGTCAACACTGCCGTCCCCCCGGCCAACCCCCCGGCCGATGCTGAGAGTCCGATGCGACCCGTCTTTTCTGACGAGGCTTTCGAGCGCTGGTATAATGGAGGGGTCACCCCCGTTGCCGAAAACCCAcccccgacgacgcagcagtTGTTTGGaaccgccgaggaggcatACGACGTCCCTGTGGTGTTGCAGCAggaccaacaacagcagcagcaacagcagatCCAGCAGCAATACCCCGTTGCCGACCAGCCTGCCAACttccagctgcagctgccctTCCTGGACGCCATGGACAACGCGGCCTACCAGCTCCCATTCACAGGCACGGCACAGAATCCTCTTGATCAGACGGCCGCGTTCAACGCGCAGAGCTCGCCCTGGGTGCAGCAGACGCCACAGGCAAACGCATCCGACTGGAGCGCCAGcatgccgcctccgcctctaCCCGGCTCCGTCGCGCAGCAACCCGCGGCAGCTCCAGGTCAGGCACCGCCCCGACGCCTACAACCTTCGCAGGgaatgccgccgccaccgccgccggcccgagGAGGACTGTTTGCGccccaacagcagcagcagcagcagcagcagcagcagctggcgtACGACAGCTTCACGACCCGCCAGGCGTCCATGCAGAGCATCGGCACCGAAggcagcgacggcatcgagccCTCGCTCATCAACCCCAGGGCCGTGGCGAACGCGGAGCCCACGCTCATCGACCGGGACCTCCCTAGCGACTTTTTGCAGAGCACCGTCGAGAGTCTGGACTTTGACTTCAGCGAGGTGAATGATgtcatcatggccgactttgacgacgtcgggctcgcgcagcaggctgTGCAGcagttgcagcagcagccgcagccgcagggcCAGGCGGAGACGGTCGAGACCGATGAGATCAGATACGAGGACTTCCTACACCtttctccctcccctccggagcagcagcagcagtaa
- the ras1 gene encoding RAS1 protein (COG:S~EggNog:ENOG503NUEZ) — MASSTKFLREYKLVVVGGGGVGKSCLTIQLIQSHFVDEYDPTIEDSYRKQCHIDDEVALLDVLDTAGQEEYSAMREQYMRTGEGFLLVYSITSRQSFEEITTFQQQILRVKDKDYFPMVVVGNKCDLEGEREVSRQEGEALARSFNCKFIETSAKSRINVDKAFYDIVREIRRYNREMQGYSTGSGGNSGMNGPPKPMDMEDGEKEPGCCSKCVIM, encoded by the exons atggcctcctccaccaAG TTCTTGCGAGAGTacaagctcgtcgtcgtcggtggcggtggtgtagGAAAGTCATGCCTGACCATTCAATTGATCCAAAGCCATTTCGTCGACGAATACGACCCGACTATTGAAG ATTCGTACCGGAAGCAGTGccacatcgacgacgaggtcgccctTCTCGATGTCCTcgacacggccggccaggagGAGTACAGCGCCATGCGCGAGCAGTACATGCGGACCGGCGAGGGATTTCTGCTCGTCTACTCCATCACCTCCCGGCAGAGCTTCGAGGAAATCACCACCTTTCAGCAGCAGATTCTGCgggtcaaggacaaggactACTTCCccatggtcgtcgtcggcaacaAGTGCGACCTGgagggcgagcgagaggTATCCAGACAAG AGGGTGAGGCCCTCGCTCGGTCTTTCAACTGCAAGTTCATCGAGACTTCGGCAAAGTCACGCATCAACGTCGACAAGGCCTTCTACGACATCGTTCGCGAGATTCGGAGATACAACCGTGAGATGCAGGGATACTCCACCGGCAGCGGAGGCAACTCGGGTATGAACGGCCCCCCTAAGCCCATGGATATGGAGGACGGTGAGAAGGagcctggctgctgctccaaGTGCGTCATCATGTAG